TGCACGTTTCGCCTCCAAAGTGGCAATTTTCTCGACGGTTTTAGCATCTTTACCTTCTACATCAAATAATCCTTCTGTGATTTTGACCTGATTAAGCTTTTGGGATGCGGAGTCTAATTTCTTTCTGATGGACTTCAGGTTTTCTGCAAGGTATTCAGAAGTGTTCTTATCTACAACATTTTGATCGCGAAGTCTTTTTTTGATGAGTTCGTCCACTGTAGTATTAAGGAACTGTACGGTGCCGTTCAGATTATAACCTCTTTTGGTTATGATCATAATGGTAGGCAATTCTTTGTCGAAATCAACTGCGATGTTATTGACTATACTATTTACCGCGTCGTTTACCGTACTTAAAGTAATGATAATGTTATCCAATTCAATAGACGGCTTCACCGGGTTCTTGACCAGTTTAAACCTAAAATTCGGTGTGGTATACCATTGGCCGACTGAAATATTGGTTTTCTTTGGCTGTGCATAGGTATTTATCCTTTCGAACGCCTCCGTGTTATAATTGTAAAGATTTGTGCTTCGCCCTTCTTCGGGGAGCTGTACTTCGTAAGTATTTGCTCCTTTAGGAATGAGGGTAATCGGAAAATTAACCTGCTGTAAGTGGGTCCGGTCAATCACAAGGAACACCGGTGAATCGTATTTATCCAGATAAGTTTGCTTTATTGCGCCCTTTGTAGCATAGTTTACAAAAAGATCCAGATTATTTACCAAATATTCATTGTGGGAACGCGACAGGATCATCTTTTTAAGATATACGCCGTCCCGGTTTGAATCTTGACCCCAAATAAAATTGATCGACTGACTGGGTGTAAAATAGCTGGCGGTATTTTTAGAAATACTCAATGAAAGGCTGGAGGAGTAGATTCGCTGTGCATAATACTTATTGTATATATAATAAATGCCATATCCCAACAACCCCATCAGTACAAACCAATACCAATTCTTTATGACACGGCGTATAAAATGCTCTGGATCAAATAAGGAGAAACTCCCGTATTTTTCGGCGAGGTTGTTTTTTCCCGGTGTATTTTTATCTGGAATCATCTCTTACAGTCTCGTGATTAGTAAATAGATTGACATAGCGGTAGTTAGCAAAGAAACTCCGGTAGTAAGGGTCTGCAATGGATCTTTACCAAACCCGTAAAAACTCTTATTACGGGTGTTTAGGTAGATGATATCACCGTTTTGGATCCAGTAATAAGGCGAGTTCATCACATCTTCTCTCGTAAGATCCAGCTTTACGGTCTTTATACCTTCCGGATAACGTCTTTGGAGCATTACATTCTTCCTGTCAATGGTTCTGTTAAGCCCACCGTTCTGTGCAATGGCCTCCATTATATTCAGCGTATTGGTGTACGATTTCTTTTCGCCCGTCAATCCAGTGGTCTCAATATCACCCAGTATATAGTATTTTATACCGTCCAAAAACAATCGTACTTCAGATTTCCCTTCGACAAAATTTTTGTCAACATGGCTTTGAATTTCCTGCTGTATATCCTCTACCGTTCTGCCTTCAGCTTTTAAATATCCAATCCCGAAAACATAGATGTCACCTTTGGAATCGACCCTGATACCCTGAAAATAAAATCTTTCATTTCCGTTTGCACTTCCACTTCCAACTGAGGATCCGCCACTTATCACACCACTTCCACCGGAAGATGGCTGTGCATTTAGCGCTGAATAAAATTGCGCTGCATCGCCTTTAGGTGTCGTGATGATATTTAAATGGAAGATATCGTTTTTGGTCACTCTGTACTCCTGCATATTGTACGGAACCAAACCTTCCTCATTTATCACAAGGCTCTCATTAGGCTGCATATAACGCACATCACGGGTCGTCATACATGATGTGAGGAGAAAGGATGTGAGAATAAATAGTGCGAATTGAAAATTTTTCATCATTTTTTAAAATTGGATACAAAAATAACATTTTTTAGACACCACGAAATTTTCTGATCACCACGGGAATGTAAGCTCCAATAAAGCCTAAGGCAAGTATGATAACTAGTAAAAAATTGTTATCGATATGTCTACAAAAATAAGCAGTAACTATTATAAAAAGATAATATAAAATAATATAAAAAGTTGACCTGCGGTGTGTTAGTCCTAGATCCAGCAATTTATGATGGATGTGGTTGCGGTCTGCCTGAAAAATACTTTGTTTATTCAGAAGTCTTAAGATAATTACATTTAGAGTATCAATTATTGGTAACGCAAGTATCGCTACAGCGATTACAGGAGCGGACTTTAAATGATAACGCGGGATACCAGGCATTTTTTTATCAATAAAAATATCAATGAAACATATGGCGGTAAAAGCCAGCAAAAAACCTAAAATCATGGAACCCGTGTCTCCCATAAAAATCTTGTATTTTCGATAGTTTGAAAGGTTATAATAAAGGAAGGCCAACAGTGCACCCACAATAACTGCTGATAAGATTACAAGCGGATAATTATAATCGCCAAGCCTGAAGTAACTTATTCCAAAGAGAGCACTGCAGATCATTGAGTAACTTCCTGCCAAACCATCAATTCCATCAATAAGATTAAACGCATTTATTATAATGATGAAAGTTACGATGCTAAAAAGGATGCTGAAGACGTAATTGAGTTCATAAATACCAAAAACACCAAAAAGATTCCTGATCCGAACATCTGAACCGATTACAATTAAGGCAGAAACAAGTATCTGAGCGATAAGTTTTTTATAAGCTCTCATAACAACAATATCATCCATAACACCTATGAACAGCAAAATAACAAGCGAAGCCGATAAAAATTTGTAGAGATCAAACAGCTCATAAGCAAACACCGGAAGACATACGGCAATGGAATAGAATATTGCAATCCCGCCAAGATTTGGAATTTTTCGCAGATGTGAACTTCTAAATTCCGGTTCATTCATCAGGTTTTTTCTATGGGAGATTTTTATAATCGTAGGAATCGTGTAAAATGTAATAAGAAATGAAATCAGGAATCCTAATCCAAGCTTTACGTAAAATACCGGGATATTTAATTCATTTAATAATATATCAAAACGTTCCATAATTTACCAGAGTACATTTTGATATTTTCCGGCAGTGAAGCGCCCACGGTCAGCAGTACCCTGCCCAAAATAGAAAAACATCATGGTTAGATAGGTCATAAAGCCCAAATACAGCATGCTCTTCAAACTGTCACGCACGGCATAAACGAGATTTGGCAGACAAAACATTGTTAAAAAAAAGAGATAAGCGCCGGGCAGCCTTACTGCAAAAATCTCATTAGTCCTGAAAAAATAGAACATAGCCAAACCAAAAACCGCAAGATTGCGCATATATTCATAATACCACACCTTCTCGCAGCCCTCATTATCATACCTTATCAGAATAATGATCCAAAACAATTTCACAATGTCGTTCAACCCTGTATCCACTTCACTGCCATAGTACCGGTCATTCAAATACCCTGTATACGCACCGCCCACGTCCTGAGGGGTAACATTCTCGAGCAGTGAGCCACCCAACTTATAAAGCTCCAAGGGTGAAATAAGCAGAGAAATTATCAGAATCCAAAAAATTCTGGTCTTGTTTAAAGGAATTTTTGCCAGCCAATACGCCGGAATAAACACAATTGAAGTTTTATGGAATCCCAGCGCAATATACATACATAGCAGGAACATCCATAAATTCCGCTCTTTGATGTATTTAAAAGAAAAAACACTTACTGCAATGCCGAGACCCTGCCGCATCTGGCCGCTGTCTTCGAAAAACATTACCGGCATAAAATAGAAAAGTGCCGCTAAAGCAGGAAACTCCACATTTTCGTATATGGAAGTAAATTTAAGGCTGACAGCGAGAATTGCCATTACCAGAGTTACAAAATAGAAAGGTAACCCTACATCAAAAATTATTTTATTGAGGAAGACAAAGATCCACTCTATTTCCTCAGCATTTGGCTGGAAGAGTGCCTTGTCTAAAACATCACCATAAGAGGTATACAGTGCAAATCCCGAAAAAAGGGTGCGGTAAACCGGATAGTCAGCCCCTACATCTGTACGGAAGCCCACGGCAACAACAATAAGAATGCCTGCTACCCACAGGAAAATGCTCTGTTTTTTTTTCGTTTTAAAAATCTCTATATAACTTGCTGTTGCAAGAATCAGGAAGATTGCAATGAAAATCGGATGCAGGACCGGCATTTAAACATTTGTGTTTTTATATTATTATCCTAATCAATTTTTCCTGACCGAAAAAATAGAGTAAATAATAAATTTGCTTTTTCAGTGGCAAAGATAAAAGATAATTCTTATTAAACCTTCTGTATAAAATAATTTCGGCGGTGGAAATTTTTCTTTCTTTTCTGAAATCCTTTAGTTTACGGGACATTTTATAAAATAATTCCTTATCCTTTACAAATGCCAAATAAGCCAAAAATGTATAGATGCCTTCTAAAATCTGGAAACCTTTGAGCGCATCCTTTTGATACGAATATTTTGAACTGTGGAATGCTTTTTCTACATCCTCCACAGCATTTAAAATGTCGAGGCCCTTTCCCGTGTGTGTTTTGGTGATAGAATCTGTGCGTTCGAGATACTGGTAATGGTAATTTTGAGTTTGTGCAATTGTGGTGCATTTCAGCAGCAGCTGCGGAATGAGTTGAATATCTTCAAAATGAATTCCCTTTTTGAATCTGACCTCCTCAAATAACTCCTTTCGAAAAATCTTGTTGCAGGCAAAATAGCTCAAATCGGAAAAAACTGTGAAATTATTCCTCAGATCAATTATTTCCGGCATATTGGGAATCTGGGTGAGTTTTTGAGTAACATTTCCCTGTTCGTCAACTTTCTGAAGGTTGCAGACAACCATTTCAGCATTATATTTTTTTGCAAGATCATACATTTCCCCGAACATCGTTGCGGTAACATAATCGTCGCTGTCTACAAAACCGATAAATTCCCCTGTGGCGCGGTCCAGCCCGTAATTCCTTGCATCACTCAGCCCACCGTTTTCCTTTGTAAAGTTTCTGATTTTCTCAGGATACTTTTCGCTGAATTCATCAATAATTTCCTGTGAATGATCACCGCTTCCGTCATTTACCACAATAATTTCGATATCCTGCAGCGTCTGTGACACCAGAGAGCCAAGGCACTTCCGCAGGTATTTTTCTACATTGTATACCGGTACAATAACAGAAACTTTCACTTATCTGTTAATAAAATTAAATAAACGTGTGTTCAGATAACCTTTCTTCGCCTGGTCATAATCTTCCTGGGAACACGGAAGGCAATCTTCAAGATTACCGCTGTCTCCGAAATACCAAAGCCCGCTAAAAGTGTCTCTTTGAAAAGCATATTCCGAATCATCCACCAAAACCCAGAATGTTTCCAGTTTTTTCTCTTTCGGATGGCTTCTACGGATATTTATTCCCTCCATAAGATACCAGACCATCTGTGCCAACAACTGGTGATTCAGCACATGATCGGTTTCAATATCAAGATTAAAGATCCCTACTGACTGCAGTTTACTGCTGAGTCCCGCCTCCTTCATATAGGCACAAATCTCTCTGTGGTTCAGTCCGTTCACCTGTGGATGCAACGAAAATGGCTCACTCATGCTTTCTACGGCATCGCAGTTTACAGTCACCAAATTGGCATTCCTGAAGTAAGGTTCAGTTTTCGCTGTGCTGTTCATCATTTCGGCCAATCTTACCACATCGAATTCAACTTCTTTGATCAGTTTAACGCTGTCAGCCTCGTTCAAATGTTTTTGGTAACCTAAATGGTGATAGTTCTTTATGGAGAAATTTTTTGATGAAAAAATCCGGCTGAGAAAATTCTTCTCGTTGATCTCTTCGCCTTCGTTTGAAAGCGAAACCACGTTTGAAATCTGGGTATAACTGATGTCTTTCTGATGAAAATTCAGGGCTGAAAAAAGTGAATAAGAAAAATCATTACTTCCCCCGATTACTACCGGGATGGTGCGTTTATAATGGCATGCAGAAAGTACTTCCTGCAAAATATAGTGCGTATCCTGCACCGATTTACCGCTCACCAAATCCCCAAAATCGTAAACCGGAACATCAAAATCCAGCGCCGAAAGTTTGTACAGCTCCCGTCGAAACTTGTGAAAATCCTGCACCTCCGCACTTCCGCCTGCACCTTTGTTATCTGAAACCCACAATAATGCGATACCATCTTCCGGCAACTCATCCTTAAAATGTGAACCCAGCTGCCACTTCTCAGTAACTAAAAATTTAGGCGGAATGATAAAGTCTTCAAAATTCATAACTCTTTTTCTTACGCTTTAAAAATAACAAAAAAGGCACAATTACCCGTGCCTTTTCATATTCATTATCCAGAATTTAATAATTCAAAACCGGAAAATTTATTTTTTGCTTGTTGTTTTCCGGGTTGTTGCAGGTTTTTTCTTCGCAGCAGGCTTTTTCTTCTCTGCAAAAGCATTTTTATCCTGCGCGGTAATCCATTTTTTTACCTCATCCAAAGAAACTTCTTTCAGTTCTTCGGCGGTGTATTTTTCGTCTTTTTTGTTTTTCGGAATCTTGAACATTGATTTTCCGAACTTGATGAATGGGCCCCAACGGCCGTTCTCGATGGAAATTTTTTCCTTTTCCCACTGCTGGATGTAGCGGTTGGCTTCTTTTTCCAGTTTCGCCTCAATCAGTTCGTTGATATCGTTTTGCGAAAGATTATCGAAATCATATTTCTTCGGAACATTTACAAAAATATCCCTGTATTTCAGGAAAGGCCCAAAACGCCCTTTCCCTTTGGTCACCGGCTCTCCTTTGTAATTGGCAACCGGGGCATCGGCCGCCTTTTTCTCCCGTATAAGTTCTTCCGCCCGCTCCTGGTTTATCGAAAGCGGATCCTCGCCTCTTGGTATGCTGATAAATGTTTCGCCCCATTTTACATAAGGTCCGAAACGTCCTACCGCCACAGAAACCGGCTGTCCTTCAAAATCCTGCAGATCAAACGGAAGTTTGAAAAGTTCCAGCGCTTCCTCCAAAGTTATGGTTGCGATGTTCTGATTCTGCATAATTGAAGCGAAAGTTTTCTGCTCATCATCCTGCTCGCCGATCTGTATCATCGCACCGTAGCGGCCCATTCTTGCGTAAACATTTTTGCCGGTTTTTGGGTCTTTTCCGAGCAAACGTTCACCGGTGGCACGGTCTGCATTTTCTTCCACATCTTCTATTTTTGGATGAAATTCTTTGTAGAACTCGCCCAAAACTTCTTTCCATTTTTCGGAACCGTTGGCAATGTCATCAAAATCCTGTTCTACTTTTGCCGTAAATCCGTAATCCAGAATTTCAGCGAAATTATTGGTCAGGAATTCATTTACAACTTCACCGATATCGGTGGGAACAAATTTATTCTTATCACCCCCGAATTTTTCGTTTACTACCTGCTTTTTAACATCTTTGGTTAAAGTCATCTTCACGATTTCGCGCTCCTGTGGAAGGATTTCGCGCTTATCCACATATTCGCGGTTTTGGATGGTTTGGATGGTCGGCGCATACGTAGAAGGCCTTCCAATGCCGAGTTCCTCAAGTTTCCTTACCAAACCGGCTTCGGTATATCTTGCGGCTGGTTTCGTGAATTTTTCGGTGGCTTCAATTTTTTTATAGGTTAA
The sequence above is a segment of the Chryseobacterium taklimakanense genome. Coding sequences within it:
- a CDS encoding polysaccharide biosynthesis/export family protein — encoded protein: MMKNFQFALFILTSFLLTSCMTTRDVRYMQPNESLVINEEGLVPYNMQEYRVTKNDIFHLNIITTPKGDAAQFYSALNAQPSSGGSGVISGGSSVGSGSANGNERFYFQGIRVDSKGDIYVFGIGYLKAEGRTVEDIQQEIQSHVDKNFVEGKSEVRLFLDGIKYYILGDIETTGLTGEKKSYTNTLNIMEAIAQNGGLNRTIDRKNVMLQRRYPEGIKTVKLDLTREDVMNSPYYWIQNGDIIYLNTRNKSFYGFGKDPLQTLTTGVSLLTTAMSIYLLITRL
- a CDS encoding glycosyltransferase family 4 protein, which codes for MERFDILLNELNIPVFYVKLGLGFLISFLITFYTIPTIIKISHRKNLMNEPEFRSSHLRKIPNLGGIAIFYSIAVCLPVFAYELFDLYKFLSASLVILLFIGVMDDIVVMRAYKKLIAQILVSALIVIGSDVRIRNLFGVFGIYELNYVFSILFSIVTFIIIINAFNLIDGIDGLAGSYSMICSALFGISYFRLGDYNYPLVILSAVIVGALLAFLYYNLSNYRKYKIFMGDTGSMILGFLLAFTAICFIDIFIDKKMPGIPRYHLKSAPVIAVAILALPIIDTLNVIILRLLNKQSIFQADRNHIHHKLLDLGLTHRRSTFYIILYYLFIIVTAYFCRHIDNNFLLVIILALGFIGAYIPVVIRKFRGV
- a CDS encoding EpsG family protein, yielding MPVLHPIFIAIFLILATASYIEIFKTKKKQSIFLWVAGILIVVAVGFRTDVGADYPVYRTLFSGFALYTSYGDVLDKALFQPNAEEIEWIFVFLNKIIFDVGLPFYFVTLVMAILAVSLKFTSIYENVEFPALAALFYFMPVMFFEDSGQMRQGLGIAVSVFSFKYIKERNLWMFLLCMYIALGFHKTSIVFIPAYWLAKIPLNKTRIFWILIISLLISPLELYKLGGSLLENVTPQDVGGAYTGYLNDRYYGSEVDTGLNDIVKLFWIIILIRYDNEGCEKVWYYEYMRNLAVFGLAMFYFFRTNEIFAVRLPGAYLFFLTMFCLPNLVYAVRDSLKSMLYLGFMTYLTMMFFYFGQGTADRGRFTAGKYQNVLW
- a CDS encoding glycosyltransferase family 2 protein, whose protein sequence is MKVSVIVPVYNVEKYLRKCLGSLVSQTLQDIEIIVVNDGSGDHSQEIIDEFSEKYPEKIRNFTKENGGLSDARNYGLDRATGEFIGFVDSDDYVTATMFGEMYDLAKKYNAEMVVCNLQKVDEQGNVTQKLTQIPNMPEIIDLRNNFTVFSDLSYFACNKIFRKELFEEVRFKKGIHFEDIQLIPQLLLKCTTIAQTQNYHYQYLERTDSITKTHTGKGLDILNAVEDVEKAFHSSKYSYQKDALKGFQILEGIYTFLAYLAFVKDKELFYKMSRKLKDFRKERKISTAEIILYRRFNKNYLLSLPLKKQIYYLLYFFGQEKLIRIII
- a CDS encoding formimidoylglutamase, with protein sequence MNFEDFIIPPKFLVTEKWQLGSHFKDELPEDGIALLWVSDNKGAGGSAEVQDFHKFRRELYKLSALDFDVPVYDFGDLVSGKSVQDTHYILQEVLSACHYKRTIPVVIGGSNDFSYSLFSALNFHQKDISYTQISNVVSLSNEGEEINEKNFLSRIFSSKNFSIKNYHHLGYQKHLNEADSVKLIKEVEFDVVRLAEMMNSTAKTEPYFRNANLVTVNCDAVESMSEPFSLHPQVNGLNHREICAYMKEAGLSSKLQSVGIFNLDIETDHVLNHQLLAQMVWYLMEGINIRRSHPKEKKLETFWVLVDDSEYAFQRDTFSGLWYFGDSGNLEDCLPCSQEDYDQAKKGYLNTRLFNFINR